One genomic segment of uncultured Desulfobacter sp. includes these proteins:
- a CDS encoding radical SAM/SPASM domain-containing protein, translated as MTKKALVGLSVINIELTSRCNKNCWMCGRRKIERDYTELTIKYGDMDFGLLESIAKQLPPGIVVQLHNNGEPTLYPHLGEAIRLFKNQITQFDTNGKLLLEKSDEIIDNLDTMAVSVFENDSDAEEQFVILKRFLNLKGESKPTVVARLNGDVDSKRYENLDLIIARRLLHSPMGSFNYRKNSPTVPEIGICLDFLNHPAINKDGDFSICVRFDPKRHGVLGNIRNESIAELWNGEKRKKWLEFHKKGQRSEIPLCSYCHYWGVPTGCASDSESIKSP; from the coding sequence ATGACAAAAAAAGCATTAGTCGGACTATCTGTAATCAATATTGAACTAACCAGCAGATGCAACAAAAACTGCTGGATGTGCGGAAGGCGTAAAATAGAAAGGGACTATACGGAATTAACAATTAAATATGGAGATATGGATTTTGGACTTTTGGAATCTATTGCCAAACAACTTCCTCCTGGAATTGTTGTTCAGTTGCATAATAATGGAGAACCGACTTTATACCCACATCTTGGCGAGGCCATAAGACTATTCAAAAATCAAATTACCCAGTTTGACACGAACGGAAAACTGCTGCTTGAAAAATCTGATGAAATTATCGACAATCTGGACACTATGGCTGTATCAGTTTTTGAAAACGATTCTGATGCCGAAGAACAATTCGTTATTCTTAAACGCTTCTTAAATCTAAAAGGAGAGTCAAAACCCACAGTTGTGGCCAGGTTAAACGGAGATGTTGATTCAAAAAGATACGAGAATTTAGACCTTATAATTGCCCGAAGATTATTACACTCTCCTATGGGCAGTTTTAACTACAGAAAAAACTCCCCTACAGTACCGGAGATAGGGATCTGTCTTGATTTCCTTAATCATCCCGCAATTAATAAGGACGGGGATTTTTCAATCTGCGTTCGCTTTGATCCCAAAAGACATGGTGTCTTGGGCAATATTCGTAATGAATCCATTGCTGAACTATGGAATGGTGAAAAAAGAAAGAAATGGCTGGAGTTTCATAAAAAAGGACAACGTTCTGAAATACCACTGTGTTCATACTGCCATTATTGGGGAGTTCCCACTGGCTGTGCTTCTGATTCCGAAAGTATAAAATCACCCTGA
- a CDS encoding LicD family protein, giving the protein MIKLSNKQLRKLQLIELEMLVELDRICSKCNIKYNIIGGTLLGAIRHGGFIPWDDDADVAMVRDEYEKFTGACKVELDASRFYFQDYRNTKGYRWSYGKIRRKNTLFLRKDQEHMPYGQEIFIDVFPIDKAPDNDLHRNVYNFHLFCIRKILWSAIGRYSEKNLCIRYLHKLLYLIPRNTILKHYERYINKINSKNYKRARFVLMPCPNKTYGYYLDWFKHSAEYEFEGITFKGIRDYKDFLTFEFGDYMKFPPVEQRKVHPVSRLRLL; this is encoded by the coding sequence ATGATAAAATTAAGTAATAAGCAACTTCGCAAGCTGCAGTTAATTGAGTTAGAAATGCTTGTAGAATTGGATAGAATATGCAGCAAATGCAATATTAAATACAATATTATCGGCGGGACTTTACTCGGTGCAATACGACATGGAGGATTTATTCCATGGGATGATGACGCAGATGTTGCTATGGTTAGAGATGAATATGAAAAATTTACAGGGGCATGTAAAGTTGAACTTGATGCCTCAAGATTTTATTTCCAGGACTACAGAAACACCAAAGGGTACAGGTGGAGTTATGGAAAAATAAGAAGGAAAAACACATTGTTCCTCAGAAAAGATCAGGAACATATGCCCTACGGACAAGAAATTTTTATAGATGTATTTCCTATAGATAAAGCACCGGATAACGATCTACATAGAAACGTATATAACTTCCATTTGTTTTGTATCAGAAAAATCTTATGGTCTGCGATAGGAAGATATTCAGAGAAAAATTTGTGTATCAGATATTTGCACAAACTATTATATCTTATTCCAAGAAACACTATTCTCAAGCATTATGAACGATATATAAATAAAATAAATTCCAAGAATTATAAGCGTGCCCGTTTTGTTTTAATGCCATGCCCAAATAAGACATATGGTTACTATTTAGACTGGTTTAAGCATTCAGCAGAATATGAATTTGAGGGAATAACGTTTAAAGGAATTAGAGATTACAAGGATTTTTTAACATTCGAATTTGGTGATTATATGAAGTTTCCTCCGGTTGAGCAAAGAAAGGTTCACCCGGTTTCAAGGCTTAGATTGTTATGA
- a CDS encoding phosphocholine cytidylyltransferase family protein translates to MKAIILAAGRGKRLEQHTKGQPKCLLKLGNETILSREIRILQEVGISKENIYVVGGYKYELLLDVSPNIIINELFDIKDNAYSLGLALESVFDDDVIILDADLCFEKELLLQIINCPHKNVLLSKLSDDLHESTGIRISDKNTVNAIGKQYKNTGYVYISIFKIAKEIIVNFRENLLEDRNSKTWYTSALTKLCDKHKFYNLVTNRKWHEIDFIEDYDKTKQMFNLH, encoded by the coding sequence ATGAAAGCGATTATATTAGCTGCAGGGCGCGGAAAAAGATTGGAACAGCATACAAAAGGACAGCCAAAGTGTTTGCTGAAACTGGGCAATGAAACAATTTTGTCAAGAGAGATAAGGATTTTGCAGGAAGTGGGAATCAGCAAAGAAAATATATATGTTGTCGGGGGATATAAATATGAGCTGCTTCTTGATGTTAGTCCTAATATAATAATTAATGAACTGTTTGATATTAAAGACAATGCCTATAGTTTGGGACTTGCACTTGAAAGTGTTTTTGATGACGATGTTATTATTTTAGACGCGGACTTGTGCTTTGAGAAAGAATTACTTTTACAGATAATAAATTGCCCGCACAAGAACGTATTGTTAAGTAAATTATCGGATGATTTGCATGAAAGTACAGGGATTAGGATATCTGACAAAAATACAGTAAACGCTATTGGTAAACAATACAAAAATACAGGATACGTATATATCAGTATTTTTAAGATAGCAAAAGAAATCATAGTAAATTTCCGAGAAAATCTGCTCGAAGATAGGAATTCAAAAACATGGTATACATCGGCACTTACTAAATTGTGTGATAAGCATAAATTTTACAATTTAGTGACAAATAGAAAATGGCATGAAATTGATTTCATTGAAGATTATGATAAAACAAAGCAGATGTTTAATTTGCATTAG
- a CDS encoding transposase, with product MTAYVICMMKDHPKWLYEYQGKKLRLSDLYGKLKKKRGRAKIKAQAIVTLSNGKQAKIIFVSCDKKRGWLALLSTDLSLPNEEVIRLYGKRWDIEVFFKMCKQHLKLAKEIQIRNYDGLIAHTSLVIARYNMLSLYQRQCMDQRSFGELFRACNDEMTNLSFMISLERIMRLALVNIRRLFDFTEHMVQEMLDLVMGQALKYFGFSSEIEELSGVQIYSSES from the coding sequence TTGACCGCTTACGTCATATGCATGATGAAAGATCATCCAAAATGGCTTTATGAATATCAAGGCAAAAAACTTAGACTGTCCGATCTCTATGGAAAATTGAAGAAAAAACGAGGACGGGCAAAAATTAAGGCCCAAGCCATTGTTACTCTTTCCAACGGCAAGCAGGCAAAAATTATTTTTGTTTCCTGTGATAAAAAACGAGGCTGGCTTGCACTCCTGTCGACAGATCTGTCCCTCCCTAATGAAGAAGTCATTCGGCTGTACGGCAAACGCTGGGATATTGAAGTCTTTTTCAAAATGTGCAAGCAACACCTGAAATTGGCAAAAGAAATACAAATTAGGAACTACGATGGCCTGATCGCTCATACATCTCTTGTCATTGCCAGATACAACATGCTCAGCCTTTATCAGCGGCAATGTATGGATCAAAGGTCATTCGGGGAACTCTTCAGGGCCTGTAATGATGAGATGACCAATCTTTCTTTTATGATCTCTTTGGAGCGGATCATGCGCTTAGCTCTGGTAAATATTCGGCGACTATTTGATTTTACCGAGCATATGGTACAGGAGATGCTTGATCTGGTGATGGGTCAAGCTCTCAAGTATTTCGGTTTTTCAAGTGAGATTGAGGAATTATCGGGGGTGCAAATTTACTCCTCCGAAAGTTGA
- a CDS encoding IS66 family transposase: MMASFVSDFSDREHHYKAEIKILNEQIKSLRDRLFGKKTEKIHKDDGQRSLFDTFEPDTPILDEPEEISVPAHKRKKSGRKPLPETLPRVKVIHDLTEEEKTCACGCMKSRCGKEESEQLEIIPAQMRVIRNIRYKYACKNCEGVEDDGPTVSIARMPEQMIPKSIATPGLLAHILTAKFADALPFYRQEKQFHRIGVDIHRSNMCNWAMKVAQACEILLEYMKGEILNGPVINIDETTVQVLKEPKRSKCYMWVFKGGPPDNPIILFQYHPTRSGDVARNFLNGYQGIVQTDGYGGYDFLDHIVGIIHIACWIHARRKFMDVAKAAGNKNGKPTGIAGKALKYIRKLYKIEKEAKELGLSAEELYRKRQEQALPILDEFKKWLDAQVEKVPPKSLLGKAINYTLNQWHRLVLYTESGLVMPDNNVVENAIRPFVVGRKNWLFSCTSEGARASACIYSLIETAKANGLEPYWYLKFLFENLPEAMTEDEFKALMPQNVDKNLLESNYTTPRQA, translated from the coding sequence ATGATGGCTTCTTTTGTCAGTGATTTTTCAGATAGAGAGCACCATTATAAAGCCGAAATCAAAATTCTCAACGAGCAGATTAAAAGCCTCCGGGACCGACTTTTTGGCAAAAAGACAGAAAAAATCCATAAAGATGACGGTCAACGCTCCCTTTTCGATACTTTTGAACCGGATACTCCCATATTAGACGAGCCCGAAGAAATCAGCGTACCTGCCCATAAGCGGAAGAAGTCTGGGCGTAAGCCTTTGCCTGAAACCCTTCCGCGGGTTAAAGTGATCCACGATCTGACTGAGGAAGAAAAAACATGTGCCTGTGGTTGCATGAAATCCCGTTGCGGCAAGGAAGAATCTGAACAACTTGAGATTATTCCGGCACAGATGAGAGTGATCAGGAATATCCGTTATAAATACGCATGTAAAAACTGTGAAGGTGTTGAAGATGATGGTCCGACAGTCTCCATCGCCAGAATGCCGGAACAAATGATTCCCAAAAGCATTGCAACCCCAGGACTTCTGGCTCATATTCTGACAGCCAAATTTGCAGATGCCTTGCCTTTCTACCGGCAGGAAAAGCAGTTTCACCGAATTGGAGTAGACATTCACAGATCCAATATGTGCAATTGGGCCATGAAAGTGGCCCAGGCCTGTGAGATCCTGCTGGAATATATGAAGGGTGAAATTCTTAACGGTCCAGTGATAAATATTGATGAAACAACTGTCCAGGTTCTGAAAGAACCGAAACGGTCAAAATGCTATATGTGGGTGTTCAAAGGAGGGCCACCAGACAATCCCATTATTCTGTTCCAGTATCACCCAACCCGATCCGGGGACGTTGCCCGTAACTTTTTGAACGGTTATCAAGGTATTGTTCAAACGGATGGTTATGGTGGCTATGACTTTCTTGATCATATTGTAGGAATCATCCATATTGCCTGCTGGATACACGCACGTCGAAAGTTCATGGATGTAGCCAAAGCTGCCGGGAATAAAAATGGCAAACCGACAGGAATCGCCGGCAAAGCCCTGAAGTACATCAGGAAATTATACAAAATAGAGAAAGAGGCCAAAGAACTTGGCTTGTCCGCTGAAGAACTTTACCGGAAAAGGCAGGAACAAGCCTTGCCTATCCTTGATGAATTTAAAAAATGGCTGGATGCTCAAGTTGAGAAGGTGCCACCCAAAAGTCTTCTTGGCAAGGCCATCAACTACACCCTTAATCAATGGCATCGGTTGGTCCTGTATACGGAAAGTGGCCTGGTAATGCCGGACAATAATGTGGTTGAAAATGCCATAAGACCCTTTGTGGTCGGTAGAAAAAACTGGTTGTTTTCGTGTACATCCGAAGGCGCCAGGGCCAGTGCCTGCATTTACAGCTTAATCGAAACCGCCAAGGCCAATGGACTTGAACCTTATTGGTACCTCAAATTTCTTTTTGAAAATTTACCGGAAGCCATGACGGAAGACGAATTTAAAGCTTTAATGCCACAAAACGTGGATAAAAATTTGCTGGAATCCAACTATACAACACCCCGCCAGGCTTAA
- the tnpB gene encoding IS66 family insertion sequence element accessory protein TnpB (TnpB, as the term is used for proteins encoded by IS66 family insertion elements, is considered an accessory protein, since TnpC, encoded by a neighboring gene, is a DDE family transposase.) has product MFSPTQNLKIHIALGSTDMRKSIDGLSILVSEKLNLDPFSGHMFVFCNRNQNILKILYWDRNGFCLWHKRLEKDYFQWPKSKDEILTIGAKELSWLMDGLSIHQKKAHKSLKYSAVF; this is encoded by the coding sequence ATGTTTTCTCCTACCCAGAATTTAAAAATTCATATCGCACTTGGCAGCACTGATATGCGCAAGTCCATTGATGGGTTATCTATACTTGTGAGCGAAAAATTAAATTTGGATCCATTCTCAGGACACATGTTTGTCTTCTGTAACCGGAATCAAAATATATTGAAAATCCTGTATTGGGATCGCAATGGATTCTGTCTCTGGCACAAGAGGCTGGAAAAGGACTATTTTCAATGGCCCAAGTCAAAAGATGAGATTTTGACCATCGGTGCCAAAGAACTTTCATGGCTGATGGACGGCCTCTCAATTCATCAGAAAAAAGCACATAAATCATTAAAATATTCGGCTGTTTTTTGA
- a CDS encoding VOC family protein: MIKNIRHTGIVVNNLTESRYFYETILGFQEPELAREDSSFIDKILGLKKSTLTTLKMKSPDGQIIELLDFGNSNIKSQRKITEPGPTHLAFTVDSIDQLYQNLKEKGVEFISIPEISPDGYAKVSFCRAPEGTYIELVELL, translated from the coding sequence ATGATCAAGAATATACGTCATACCGGTATTGTGGTAAATAATCTTACAGAATCAAGATATTTTTATGAAACTATTTTAGGTTTTCAAGAACCTGAACTTGCCAGGGAAGACAGTTCTTTTATTGATAAAATACTTGGGCTAAAGAAATCAACATTAACAACTTTGAAAATGAAAAGCCCTGATGGTCAGATAATTGAACTTCTTGATTTTGGCAATTCTAATATTAAATCACAAAGAAAAATCACTGAACCAGGACCAACTCATCTGGCTTTTACTGTTGATAGTATTGATCAACTATATCAAAACTTGAAAGAAAAGGGGGTTGAATTTATTTCTATTCCTGAAATATCTCCAGACGGTTATGCAAAAGTATCTTTTTGCCGTGCTCCTGAAGGGACCTATATCGAACTGGTGGAGTTGCTGTAA
- a CDS encoding class I SAM-dependent methyltransferase, protein MDSENKYIEVIYNKQDKPFTEYPDKLARYLSNRFKLEKDGKFLDLGCGRGDFLKGFIQCGLNGHGVDQSDKAKDICHDASIKQADLAKESIPFANDFFDCIFSKSVLEHFYYPENLIKEIHRILKPGGLVITMVPDWEVVYKMFYDDYTHRKPFTKTSLANIFTINGFTNVECEKFRQLPFLWQYPWCWPITSLIALICPDSLKKSSKLIRFSKEVMLLATAIKPITTQE, encoded by the coding sequence ATGGACTCAGAAAATAAATATATCGAAGTTATATATAATAAACAAGATAAGCCGTTTACTGAATATCCTGATAAATTAGCCAGATATCTATCCAATCGGTTTAAGCTGGAAAAAGACGGCAAATTTCTTGATCTTGGATGCGGGCGAGGTGATTTTCTCAAAGGATTTATTCAATGCGGGCTTAATGGACATGGTGTAGATCAGTCAGATAAAGCAAAAGATATTTGCCATGATGCAAGCATTAAGCAGGCCGATCTGGCAAAAGAATCCATCCCTTTTGCAAATGATTTCTTTGACTGTATTTTTTCAAAATCGGTTCTTGAGCACTTTTATTATCCTGAAAACCTGATTAAAGAAATACACCGGATATTGAAACCAGGCGGATTAGTGATCACAATGGTCCCTGACTGGGAAGTCGTATATAAAATGTTTTATGATGATTATACCCATAGAAAACCTTTTACAAAAACTTCGCTGGCAAACATATTTACAATCAATGGTTTTACTAATGTTGAATGTGAAAAATTCCGGCAGTTACCGTTCCTCTGGCAATATCCCTGGTGCTGGCCAATAACATCTCTTATTGCTTTAATTTGTCCTGATTCACTGAAAAAATCATCAAAACTGATCCGTTTCTCTAAGGAAGTTATGCTGTTAGCAACAGCTATAAAACCGATTACAACCCAGGAATAA
- a CDS encoding IS66 family insertion sequence element accessory protein TnpB, with protein MSEARKKNQKRTQFWEYHIKQWSESGVSQNAYCRQNDLRPNQFTYWKIKLNNQALVPEFVQIPSTQISQMLNFSEQKGLRLNIDNGFQIEIPDGFSQATLAQVLQVLGKC; from the coding sequence ATGTCAGAAGCAAGGAAGAAAAACCAAAAGCGTACCCAATTCTGGGAGTACCATATTAAACAATGGTCTGAATCCGGCGTGTCCCAAAATGCATACTGCAGACAAAATGATTTGAGACCCAATCAATTTACATACTGGAAAATAAAACTCAACAACCAGGCCCTTGTCCCAGAATTCGTTCAGATCCCTTCAACACAGATCAGCCAGATGCTAAACTTTTCTGAACAAAAAGGATTAAGGTTGAATATAGATAACGGATTTCAGATCGAAATCCCGGATGGATTTTCCCAGGCCACCCTGGCCCAGGTGCTCCAGGTATTGGGGAAGTGCTGA
- a CDS encoding sugar nucleotide-binding protein, with protein MRVVILAAGKTNYILEELRIPKCLLKLNTETIIERQIRILNDFGIANHDILIILGYKSELIKNTLHEDIKIIENEFFDTYDNTYSLYLGLKDIEEEVVVIDGDIVFDVEDLKELLVCQKDILAIKKTDNRYGETGILIDDSCKVTAIGKHIENPEYCYTGIMKLLPNTVTELINTIEQGYYNTWYSIPLNDILKKCQINAMIFNELVMDINNATDYDIIKKHLHVDNELILITGASGLLGNKLYHILKRNHNCIGIQNTSSLEYLDNIDLSDLELLESYLKIKKPTTIIHTAAIADPDTCSNNRTMAERVNVELVENLCKISNDMKIKLIFISTDYVFDGELSCEYDLDSKRNPLNYYGETKVIAENIVRKHNSSLIIRIPIIFGYNHETDKITFVKKIIQKLRENKELWLDNKQVRYPTLIDEIALDIEKNLNEKGILHISSQGPTTKYKWAKKIAKIYKLDESLIHEDIDSCLEDRPHNIKLKIKKECQLSGLEDALQIMYNQQACAFKLLYKSRANERIYGKNVGSYRFKLGEMLKNIVPNNVIDEIDCVMPVPSSGLYYAMGLAKGIKKPYVEGLIKPDKKVRTFQIADIVSRERYIREKIYPIEQLIKTKNIMLVDEAIFTGITLKVVCDMLKACDAGKIYIAIPTSLSKNKCHSYVQPNRDLLSQEYDENSINKYFKIDGVFFQNSDTFIESLNDIDNVCYSCFI; from the coding sequence ATGAGAGTTGTAATACTAGCAGCAGGAAAGACAAATTACATATTAGAGGAACTAAGAATCCCAAAGTGTTTATTAAAATTAAACACTGAAACTATTATTGAACGTCAAATAAGAATTTTAAATGATTTTGGTATCGCGAATCACGATATACTTATAATTTTAGGTTATAAATCGGAGTTAATTAAGAACACTTTACACGAAGATATAAAAATAATTGAAAATGAATTTTTCGATACTTATGACAATACATATAGTTTGTATTTAGGTCTGAAAGATATTGAGGAAGAAGTCGTTGTTATAGATGGAGATATTGTATTTGATGTAGAAGACTTAAAGGAACTATTAGTTTGCCAAAAAGATATTCTTGCTATTAAAAAAACAGATAACAGGTATGGTGAGACCGGAATATTAATTGACGACTCTTGCAAAGTGACCGCAATAGGTAAGCACATAGAGAATCCTGAATACTGCTATACCGGTATCATGAAACTACTACCCAACACAGTTACTGAATTAATAAATACAATAGAACAAGGCTATTACAACACATGGTATTCAATACCGTTAAATGATATTCTAAAAAAATGTCAAATTAATGCAATGATATTCAATGAACTGGTGATGGATATTAATAATGCAACTGATTATGACATAATTAAAAAACACCTGCATGTTGACAATGAGTTAATATTGATAACAGGCGCATCAGGATTATTAGGAAATAAATTATATCATATACTCAAAAGAAACCATAATTGTATTGGTATACAAAACACATCTTCGTTAGAGTATTTAGATAATATTGATCTGTCAGATTTAGAGTTATTAGAGTCATATTTAAAAATTAAAAAGCCAACGACAATAATACATACCGCTGCCATCGCAGATCCTGACACTTGTTCAAATAATAGAACAATGGCTGAAAGGGTTAATGTTGAATTAGTAGAAAATTTATGCAAAATATCCAACGATATGAAGATAAAGCTAATTTTTATATCAACAGATTATGTCTTTGATGGAGAACTGAGTTGTGAATATGATTTGGATTCCAAAAGAAACCCTTTGAATTATTATGGAGAGACTAAAGTAATAGCAGAAAATATCGTACGGAAGCATAACAGCTCATTAATTATAAGAATACCTATTATTTTTGGATATAATCATGAAACGGACAAGATTACATTTGTCAAAAAAATTATTCAAAAATTAAGAGAAAACAAAGAATTATGGCTGGATAATAAGCAAGTAAGATATCCGACATTAATTGACGAAATCGCATTAGATATAGAAAAAAATTTAAATGAAAAAGGTATACTCCATATTTCAAGCCAAGGTCCCACAACTAAATATAAGTGGGCAAAAAAAATAGCCAAAATTTATAAATTGGATGAAAGTTTAATACACGAAGATATCGATTCATGCTTAGAAGACAGACCTCATAATATAAAATTAAAAATAAAAAAAGAATGTCAATTATCTGGATTGGAAGATGCCCTGCAAATAATGTATAATCAGCAGGCTTGTGCATTTAAATTACTTTATAAAAGCAGAGCAAATGAACGGATTTACGGTAAAAATGTCGGTAGCTACAGATTTAAACTCGGGGAGATGTTAAAAAATATCGTCCCAAATAATGTAATTGATGAAATAGATTGTGTTATGCCGGTTCCATCGTCTGGTTTGTACTATGCAATGGGGCTGGCAAAGGGGATAAAAAAGCCTTATGTTGAGGGACTTATAAAGCCGGACAAGAAGGTGAGAACCTTCCAAATTGCCGATATTGTTTCAAGAGAAAGATATATTAGAGAAAAGATTTACCCTATTGAGCAATTAATTAAGACAAAGAACATTATGCTTGTGGATGAGGCAATATTTACAGGTATAACGCTTAAAGTTGTATGTGACATGTTAAAAGCCTGTGACGCAGGTAAAATATATATAGCTATTCCGACCTCTCTTTCTAAAAATAAATGTCATAGTTATGTTCAGCCAAACAGAGACCTGTTATCCCAAGAATATGATGAAAATAGTATCAATAAATATTTTAAAATAGATGGTGTATTCTTTCAGAATAGTGATACATTCATTGAGTCATTAAATGACATAGATAATGTATGTTATAGCTGTTTTATATGA